CGAGTACGCCCCGCTCAGCGTCCCCTGGTACCCGAAGTTCGCGGTACCACCCGGTGCGATCGACCCGTTGAAGCTCACGTTTCGCGCGCTCACCGCGGACCCGCTCTGCGTCACGGTCGCGTTCCACGCGTTGGTGACCTGCTGCCCGGTCGGCAGGTTGTAGGTCAGGTTCCAGCCGTTGATGGTGCTGGAGCCCCGGTTGGTGATCGTCACGTCGGCGGTGAAGCCGTTGTTCCAGACGCTCGCCGGCGTGTACTTCACCGTGCAGGCGGCGTTCGACGGCGGGGGCGACGACGGCGGCGGGGTGGTCGGCGGCGTCGTGGTGGGCGGGGGAGTGGAGCCGCCGCCGTTGACGTTGGCGGAGAAGGACGTCACGCCGAGGCCGGCGCCGCCCTGCCACGGCTCGAAGCCGGCCTGGATGCTGGTGAGGTACCAGCTGTTGGTGATCGCGCCCCGGTTGCGGGTGTCGTTGATGAACGCGAGCAGGTTGAGGTTCGCGCTGCTGATCGCCGACGGCGCCAGGTACGAGATGACGTTGTTGGAGCCGTTGCTGCCGCGCCAGACCTCCCAGCTGCGGCCGTCGATGGTGGCGGTGCCGACCGGCGAGCCGATGGGCTGGATCGGGCCCTGGCGGTTGAGCCAGATCATGATCTCCATCTGGTTCACCCCGTCCCGCTTGGGCGTCGGGTCGAGCCAGATGTCGTACGAGGCGTTGTAGGTGGCTCCGCTGACGTACTTGTAGGTGATGCTGCTGGTGGCGCTGCTGATCTGGCTGACCTGGATCGGCAGGTTCGTGCCGGGGGAGCAGTTGGTGTAGTGGCAGCCGGCGAAGACCGACGGGTACGACACCGGCGCGCCGTTCGTGGGCGAGGAGCCCTGCTGGGTGGTGATCTCGAAGCCGGTGCTGGTGACGTTGATGCACTGCTGGGCGGTGGTGCCCCAGCGGTTGTTCTGCACCACGTACCGGTTCTGGATCGTGGTGGAGCCGTACTGCTCGCAGATCTGGGTGTCGGCGGAGGCGTTGCCGCCGAGGGCGACGGCGACGATCGACCCGGCGGCCAGTAGGCCGGCCGCGGCGATGGCCCGGAGTGAACGTTTCATGATGCTCCTTGGACTACGGCGCGGGGGCGCCGAGTGGGACGGGGGACACGGGCGGGAGCGCTCCCAGGTTCAGTCGACACATTTACATGCCTGCAACGGCATTGCAACCGAACCGGTTAAGTGAATTCACGTGGTCGCGCAGCGCAGTGGTCGTGGAACTTCCATGCGTCGCCGTGCGAGAGGCCGTCGGGTCGGCTGATGTCGCAGGTCAGCCTGGGGGGCGAGGTGGCTGCCGGCCCGAATGAGGGTGGCTCGGTCGGGCGGGGACGTGAATGAGATACGCGAATGGCGTCATCACTCCGAGGGGCGTGCCCGCCAGGGCCGATCAGATCTACCGTGCGTCGATCGCGGGGAGTAGTGTCTTGCCTTCAACGCGTGCCGATCCCCTCCGGAGGCGTACACCACCATGGGTGGCAGCTCCCCCCTGCGCATCCTCGTCGTCGGCGCGGGCATCGCCGGGCTCGCCGTGGCTCGGGCACTACGCCTGGCGGGCTTCCGGCCGGACGTCACCGAGAAGCTCCCGCCGAACGAGCAGGTCGACGGAGGCCTCTTCCTCCCCGGCAACGCGGCGCGGGCGCTGCGCCGCCTCGACCTGGACGACCCGGTCCGGCCGTACGGGCAGGTGATCCACCGGCAGCGCTTCCTCGACGCGGCGGGCGATCTGCTCTGTGAGGTTGATCTCGACGCGCTCTGGGCCGGAGTGGGCGACTGCCGGGCGCTGCCCCGCCGTGACCTCTACCAGGTGCTGCTCAGCGGTGCGGGTGGCGCGGTCCGGCACGGCGCCGAGATCAGCGCCGTGGAGTTGCTGCCCGGCGGCGTCGGGGTCACCTTCACCGACGGCACCGGCGGCGAGTACGACCTGGTCATCGGTGCCGACGGACCCCGATCGGCGGTGCGCAGCCTGGCCGCGCTCGGCGGCCCGCCCCGCCCGGCGGGTCAGGTGGTCTACCGCACCGTGGTCCGGGACGGGCCGGAAATCACCGACTGGACCGCCCTGCTGGGCCAGCGTGCCGGCTTCCTCGTGGTGCCGATCGGCGCGGGACGGCTCTACTGCTACGCCGACGAGGCCGGCACGGTCGCGCCGCCCGACCCGTCGGCCCGGCTGCGGGAACTCTTCGGCTCCTACGGCGGCCCGGTGCCGGCGGTGCTGGAGGCGATCGGCGACGACGTGCAGGTGGGGCTCACCGACGAGGTGGAGCTGGGGCGCTGGCACCGCGGCCGGGTGCTGCTGGTCGGCGACGCCGCCCACGCCACCGCCCCGACCTTGAGTCAGGGTGCCGCGATGGCGCTGGAGGACGCGGTGGTGCTCGCCGAGTCGCTGCAGGCCGCCGGCACGGTCGAGGCGGCGCTGGTGGCGTACGAGAGCCGCCGTCGTCCGCGTACCCGATGGGTGCGGGACCGGACCCGGGACCGCAACCGGACCCGGGACGTCCCGCCGGCGCTGCGCGACCCGCTGCTGCGCGGGCGTGGCGACCGCATCTTCCGGGAGCACTACCGGCTGCTGGTCGGCCCGCTCTGATCCCGTGACGGGTCGCCCGCGTCGACCCGGCCCGATCGCGGGACAGACCCCCCGCCCAGCCTGCCGCACCACCCCGAGCGGCGTTGCCACCTGCCGGGGACTATCCTCCTTGCGGATGACGGCTCGCAGATACCAGCGCGTGCCGAGCGGGACAACCGAGAACCGGAGGCCATTCGTGACCACCGTCGCACCCAAGCCGGTCGTGACCCGGCCATGGCCGGTCCGAGAGCCGGTCAAGGGGTCGGCCATCGCGCGGCTGCTGCGCACCACGGACGCGAAGCAGATCGGGATCATGTACATGGTCACCGCGTTCGTGTTCTTCATGATCGGTGGCCTGATGGCCCTGATCATGCGAGCCGAGCTGGCGCGGCCGGGCCTGCAGTTCCTGTCGCCCGAGCAGTACAACCAGCTGTTCACCATGCACGGCACGATCATGCTGCTGTTCTTCGCGACGCCGATCGTGTTCGCCTTCGCGAACTACGTCGTGCCGCTGCAGATCGGCGCGCCGGACGTCTCCTTCCCCCGGCTCAACGCCTTCGCCTACTGGCTGTACCTCTTCGGTGGCACCATGGCGACGGCCGGCTTCATCAGCCCGGGTGGCGCCGCCGACTTCGGCTGGACCGCCTACACCCCGCTGAGCACGGTCGAGCACTCGCCGGGCGTCGGGGCGAACATGTGGGTGGTCGGCCTGGCCATCTCCGGTCTGGGCACCATCCTCGGCGCGGTCAACCTGATCACCACGATCCTGACCCTGCGCGCCCCCGGCATGACCATGTTCCGGATGCCGATCTTCACCTGGAACATGCTGGTCACCAGCCTGCTGGCGATCCTGATCTTCCCGCTGCTGGCCGCCGCCCTGTTCGCGCTCGCCGCGGACCGGCTGCTCGGCGCCCACGTGTACGACCCGGCGACCGGCGGGCCGATGCTCTGGCAGCACCTGTTCTGGTTCTTCGGGCACCCCGAGGTCTACATCATCGCGCTGCCGTTCTTCGGCATCATCACCGAGATCATCCCGGTCTTCTCGCGGAAGCCGATCTTCGGTTACAAGGGCCTGGTCGCCGCGACCATCGCCATCGCCGCCCTGTCGATGAGCGTGTGGGCGCACCACATGTTCTCCACCGGCCAGGTGCTGCTGCCGTTCTTCAGCTTCCTGAGCTACCTGATCGCCGTGCCGACCGGTATGAAGTTCTTCAACTGGATCGGCACGATGTGGCGGGGCCAGATCACCTTCGAGACGCCGATGCTCTTCGCCGTCGGCTTCCTGGTGACCTTCCTCTTCGGTGGCCTCACCGGTGTGCTGCTCGCCAGCCCGCCGATCGACTTCCACCTGCACGACTCGTACTTCGTGGTGGCGCACTTCCACTACGTGCTCTTCGGCACCATCGTGTTCGCCGTCTTCGGCGGCATCTACTTCTGGTTCCCGAAGATGTTCGGCCGGATGCTCGACGAGCGGCTGGGCAAGATCCACTTCTGGCTGACGATGATCGGCTTCCACACCACGTTCCTCGTCCAGCACTGGCTGGGCAACGAGGGCATGCCGCGTCGGTACGCCGACTACCTGCCCAGCGACGGCTTCACCACGCTGAACATGATCTCCACGATCGGCGCGTTCATCACCGGTATCTCGACCCTGCCGTTCATCTGGAACTGCTGGAAGTCGTACAAGACCGGGCCGGTCGTCGAGGTCGACGACCCGTGGGGCCACGGCAACTCGCTGGAGTGGGCGACCACCTCCCCGCCGCCCCTGCGCAACTTCGACCGGATGCCGCGGATCCGCTCCGAGCGGCCGGCCTTCGACCACAAGTTCCCGGAGCTGGCCGCCGGCCAGACCCTGGCCGGGCCGCCGGAGGGTGGTGCCAAGCCGCTCACCTCCGAGTCCGACGGTGGCGCCAGCTACCAGGAGGACACCGCCAGCGACCTCGACCGGCGCTGACGCTCCGCACGACACCGCCACGGGCGCCGCACCCCACACCAGGGGTACGGCGCCCGTCGCCGTTTCTCCGGCGCCCGTGGCGCCCTCGGCATCGAGGTCGGTGGGCGGGGCCGACGGTGCCCGGAGAGGTGCCGGTCCTGCCCGGCGGCGGGCAGGCACGAGCTCGCGCGGCACCCTACGGGTGACGGAAAGTCACCGGTGGGGCGGGAGGGCGAGAGGGCGCTGTCGCCGCTTTGCTCTGCTGCCATGACCGCACCACCCCTGTGACCAGGGACGATCCGGTGGGCCCCGGGTCGGGAACAGAACGACCACCACGCTGTGTGCCTGGCGCGCCGGTGGCAGCAGAGCAGGGGGAGGGGCCGGTCGACGCGCCGGGAGCAGGGCCGCCGGGTCAGGTGGTCGCGGGAACCAGTTCGGTGGCCTCGCCCGGCGCGACGGCCGCCGCGCGCCGGTGCCGCAGCTCCAGCGGGAGCACCGCCAGGGTCAGCGCCAGCCCGACCGCGCCGGTCACCGCGAAGCCCCACAGCGGCGCCGAGACGTCGATCACCGCACCGGCCAGCGGCGCGCCCAGCGCGATGCCGACCGTGACCGCGGAGCCGTGCAGGCCCATCGCCTCGCCCCGGACCCCGGAGGGGGCCAGCCGGCTCACCGCGTCGGCGGTCGCCGCGAGGGTCGGGGCGCAGAGCGCGCCCGCCGGGACGAGGGCCAGGCAGAGCAGCCACCAGTGGTCGCCGCCCAGCCCGACCGGGATGGTGCAGAGGCTGAGCACGGCGGCCAGCGCCAGCGGGGAGAACGACCGCTGGACCGCGCCGTACGCGAAGCCGCCGACCAGCGACGCGACCGCCCACATGGCGAGGACGGCGCCGGTCCAGCCGACCTCGCCGCCGGCGCGCAGCACGGCGACCACCGCGACGTCGGTGCCGCCCAGCACCAGGGTGGCCCCGGCGCTGACCGCCAGCACGGCCAGCAGGCGGGGGGTCAGCCAGACCCGACGGGGCACCCGGGGCTGCGGCCCCACCGGCTCGTCGGCGCTGCGGGTGGGCGGGTTCATCAGCCAGAGCGTGACGCCGGCGCCGACCACGCCCGCGCCGACGGCCCAGAGCGTGAAGCGCGCCGAGACGGCGGTGGCCAGGGCGACGGCGAGCGCCGGCCCGACCATGAACGACAGCTCCACCGACATCGAGTCCAGCGCGTACGCCGGTCGGCGGCGCTCCTGCGGCACCAGCGCGGCGATCGACTGGCGGATCACCGAGAAGACCGGCAGGGCGAGCAGGCCGGCGAAGAACGCCGCGGGCAGCAGCACCGGGTACGACAGCGTCGGCGCGCTCGCCCAGAACACCGCCTCGGCGACGGTGGTGACGGCGAGCACCGGGCGCAGGCCGTGCCGGTCGACGAGGCGGCCGAGCAGCGGCGAGCCGATCGCGGCGCCCACGGTCAGCGCGGCGCCGATCAGGCCGGCGGCGCCGTAGCCGCGACCGAGGTCGAGCACGACGAAGAAGGTGAGCGTCACCCCGGTCGCGGTGAGCGGGA
This genomic interval from Micromonospora coxensis contains the following:
- a CDS encoding GH12 family glycosyl hydrolase domain-containing protein, producing the protein MKRSLRAIAAAGLLAAGSIVAVALGGNASADTQICEQYGSTTIQNRYVVQNNRWGTTAQQCINVTSTGFEITTQQGSSPTNGAPVSYPSVFAGCHYTNCSPGTNLPIQVSQISSATSSITYKYVSGATYNASYDIWLDPTPKRDGVNQMEIMIWLNRQGPIQPIGSPVGTATIDGRSWEVWRGSNGSNNVISYLAPSAISSANLNLLAFINDTRNRGAITNSWYLTSIQAGFEPWQGGAGLGVTSFSANVNGGGSTPPPTTTPPTTPPPSSPPPSNAACTVKYTPASVWNNGFTADVTITNRGSSTINGWNLTYNLPTGQQVTNAWNATVTQSGSAVSARNVSFNGSIAPGGTANFGYQGTLSGAYSSPTSFSLNGVACSRA
- a CDS encoding MFS transporter — its product is MNLTPYRQALAQPGLRSLLLVSVLARVPLTATGVTLTFFVVLDLGRGYGAAGLIGAALTVGAAIGSPLLGRLVDRHGLRPVLAVTTVAEAVFWASAPTLSYPVLLPAAFFAGLLALPVFSVIRQSIAALVPQERRRPAYALDSMSVELSFMVGPALAVALATAVSARFTLWAVGAGVVGAGVTLWLMNPPTRSADEPVGPQPRVPRRVWLTPRLLAVLAVSAGATLVLGGTDVAVVAVLRAGGEVGWTGAVLAMWAVASLVGGFAYGAVQRSFSPLALAAVLSLCTIPVGLGGDHWWLLCLALVPAGALCAPTLAATADAVSRLAPSGVRGEAMGLHGSAVTVGIALGAPLAGAVIDVSAPLWGFAVTGAVGLALTLAVLPLELRHRRAAAVAPGEATELVPATT
- the ctaD gene encoding aa3-type cytochrome oxidase subunit I, producing the protein MTTVAPKPVVTRPWPVREPVKGSAIARLLRTTDAKQIGIMYMVTAFVFFMIGGLMALIMRAELARPGLQFLSPEQYNQLFTMHGTIMLLFFATPIVFAFANYVVPLQIGAPDVSFPRLNAFAYWLYLFGGTMATAGFISPGGAADFGWTAYTPLSTVEHSPGVGANMWVVGLAISGLGTILGAVNLITTILTLRAPGMTMFRMPIFTWNMLVTSLLAILIFPLLAAALFALAADRLLGAHVYDPATGGPMLWQHLFWFFGHPEVYIIALPFFGIITEIIPVFSRKPIFGYKGLVAATIAIAALSMSVWAHHMFSTGQVLLPFFSFLSYLIAVPTGMKFFNWIGTMWRGQITFETPMLFAVGFLVTFLFGGLTGVLLASPPIDFHLHDSYFVVAHFHYVLFGTIVFAVFGGIYFWFPKMFGRMLDERLGKIHFWLTMIGFHTTFLVQHWLGNEGMPRRYADYLPSDGFTTLNMISTIGAFITGISTLPFIWNCWKSYKTGPVVEVDDPWGHGNSLEWATTSPPPLRNFDRMPRIRSERPAFDHKFPELAAGQTLAGPPEGGAKPLTSESDGGASYQEDTASDLDRR
- a CDS encoding FAD-dependent monooxygenase; this translates as MGGSSPLRILVVGAGIAGLAVARALRLAGFRPDVTEKLPPNEQVDGGLFLPGNAARALRRLDLDDPVRPYGQVIHRQRFLDAAGDLLCEVDLDALWAGVGDCRALPRRDLYQVLLSGAGGAVRHGAEISAVELLPGGVGVTFTDGTGGEYDLVIGADGPRSAVRSLAALGGPPRPAGQVVYRTVVRDGPEITDWTALLGQRAGFLVVPIGAGRLYCYADEAGTVAPPDPSARLRELFGSYGGPVPAVLEAIGDDVQVGLTDEVELGRWHRGRVLLVGDAAHATAPTLSQGAAMALEDAVVLAESLQAAGTVEAALVAYESRRRPRTRWVRDRTRDRNRTRDVPPALRDPLLRGRGDRIFREHYRLLVGPL